In Candidatus Acetothermia bacterium, a single window of DNA contains:
- a CDS encoding MATE family efflux transporter, with product MKFKTPSREEILTGPPLRTMARIGGPAVISSLIFTLYNLADAFWIGRLPKAESAAAVAGIQVSWPIVWFLISFISGFGGAAVSALVAQYVGAGRPKEANYALNQLLSLSAVSGIMLGVAGYFLSPWLLALLIGEGTVASAASLYIQIIFLGLPTMVLPGLFYSALAATGDTLTPLLVNGGGTLLNMALDPLLVLGWGPVPRMGILGAAYATVAAQGLVMLAFLALLWRGKGLLRLDPSALLPWWGWMVKGLRIGVPAAIGQSSMAFGFVIMTAVIGRLPNAEAALAGYGIGDRVLGILFIVTEGLGTGLTTMVGQALGAGAMDRAQELVRKGLRALIVILAAEAGLLWLIRYPAVAMFIPGREDVIELGARFIGAFAVSMPFLGTFFAAMAIYRGSGHNVPTMVLGVVRLWVLRIPLSYLFGFPLGLGADGVWWGMSLSNVIAGLIALGFLLSRSWQRSVVEESKGIPG from the coding sequence ATGAAGTTCAAGACCCCGTCGCGGGAGGAAATCCTCACCGGGCCACCCCTCCGGACGATGGCCCGGATCGGTGGGCCAGCCGTCATCTCCTCCCTCATCTTCACCCTGTACAACCTCGCCGACGCGTTCTGGATCGGCCGCCTCCCCAAGGCCGAGTCCGCGGCGGCGGTGGCCGGGATCCAGGTGTCCTGGCCGATCGTGTGGTTCCTCATTTCGTTCATATCCGGGTTTGGCGGGGCGGCGGTAAGCGCGCTCGTGGCCCAGTACGTGGGGGCCGGCCGGCCCAAAGAGGCCAACTACGCCCTGAACCAGCTCCTCTCCCTTTCCGCGGTGTCCGGGATCATGTTGGGGGTGGCCGGCTACTTCCTGTCCCCGTGGCTTCTCGCCCTCCTCATCGGGGAAGGCACGGTGGCGAGCGCGGCGTCCCTGTACATCCAGATCATCTTCCTTGGGCTTCCCACCATGGTCCTGCCCGGCCTCTTCTATTCCGCCCTCGCTGCCACCGGGGATACCTTAACCCCGCTCCTCGTGAACGGGGGCGGAACCCTCCTCAACATGGCCCTCGATCCCCTGCTCGTCCTGGGGTGGGGGCCGGTGCCGCGGATGGGGATCCTCGGCGCCGCTTACGCCACCGTGGCCGCGCAAGGGCTGGTGATGCTCGCGTTCCTCGCCCTCCTTTGGCGGGGGAAGGGCCTTCTGCGCCTCGACCCAAGCGCCCTCCTCCCGTGGTGGGGATGGATGGTCAAGGGCCTCAGGATCGGGGTCCCGGCAGCGATCGGCCAGTCGAGCATGGCGTTCGGGTTCGTGATCATGACCGCGGTCATCGGCCGGCTCCCCAATGCCGAGGCGGCCCTGGCCGGGTATGGAATTGGCGATCGGGTGCTGGGGATCCTGTTCATCGTCACCGAGGGGCTCGGCACCGGGCTCACGACGATGGTCGGCCAGGCCCTGGGGGCAGGGGCGATGGACCGCGCCCAGGAACTCGTGCGCAAGGGACTACGGGCGCTGATCGTGATCCTCGCCGCGGAGGCTGGGCTCCTTTGGCTGATCCGCTATCCGGCCGTGGCGATGTTCATCCCGGGGAGGGAGGACGTGATCGAACTCGGGGCCCGGTTCATCGGGGCATTTGCGGTGAGCATGCCGTTCTTGGGCACGTTTTTCGCGGCGATGGCCATCTACCGCGGTTCCGGGCACAACGTGCCGACGATGGTGCTGGGGGTCGTGCGGCTGTGGGTCCTGCGGATCCCGCTTTCCTACCTTTTTGGGTTCCCGCTTGGGCTTGGGGCCGACGGGGTGTGGTGGGGGATGTCCCTCTCCAACGTGATCGCGGGGCTGATCGCGCTCGGATTCCTCCTCAGCCGCAGCTGGCAGCGGTCGGTGGTGGAGGAGTCCAAGGGGATTCCGGGCTGA